The Malus domestica chromosome 10, GDT2T_hap1 genome contains a region encoding:
- the LOC108172485 gene encoding probable LRR receptor-like serine/threonine-protein kinase At3g47570 gives MLSMIHRLCYIYMMIMANYLTAGALAIAHTNFSTDQSALLALKAHITRDPQNILTANWSSASNSDICNWVGITCGARHHRVTALNLSHMGLAGVIAPHLGNLSSLVELGLMNNSFHGPLPQELSCLRRLKAINFGNNNFMGTIPSWFGSFPKLQTIKLYGNDFSGSIPAAIFNLSALEIINLSRNQLSGSIPREIGNLTMVKGIYLDDNKFEELPNEIGSLGRLEELFVQDNALKGSAFVPVLNISSLTAFNLQGNNMSGSLPDNMCDHLSSIRQFYLTQNKLDGLIPSKLWQCKELRIFSLASNNFRGSIPKSLGNLTYLTTILLEENNLTGTIPEEIGDLPQLEALSLGFNNLNGIIPSKLFNNSMIREISLSFNQLSGGLPANIGLNVPNLEILRVARNNLVVGLLPNLSNASKLWELDMSVNSFTGFLPSTLCSLKNLECLLLYSNNLTIDVSTPQAASTLSCLFNLRNLIRLHLGDNPLNTTIPASNLSMSLLYVDLSFSNIRGNIPVDIGNLSSLIALKLESNQLSGAIPTSIQRLQNLQGLYLNDNELQAHIPYELCQLDNLAKLRLGGNRLSGSIPSCLWELKFILYLNLSSNSLVGQLSEDIGKLKGVVDMDLSNNHFSGNIPGSIGGLLHMINFSLASNNLEGLIPSSFKTLLSLEFLDLSKNNLSGEIPKSLEALLSLKHLNLSFNKLQGEIPTGGPFENFYADSFASNGALCGASRLHVPMCKYGTKVKPKWRKAEYIISGVILVILLVAAALILILRRKRNVEVVRETASLRQVPWRRVSHQELVKATNGLHESNLLGTGGFGSVYQGTLSDGIDIAVKVFNLQLEGAFKSFDKECEMLSNIRHRNLIKIISCCDELDFKALILQLMPNGSLEKWLYSPNRSMNILQRLDIMKDVALALEYLHHGYSMPIVHCDVKPSNILLDDDMIAHVADFGIARLIGGGDSMTETITLATVGYMAPEYGMRGIVSTKGDVYSFGIVLMETFTKRKPTDEMFVGEMNLKQWIENSLFPDSAIDEVVDADILGTEEDGDFVSRRDCLSSVMRLALACCAALPEERINMKDAAVTLNKIKTKYLKDSGGVNS, from the exons ATGTTGTCGATGATACACCGCTTGTGTTATATCTATATGATGATTATGGCTAATTACTTAACTGCAGGTGCATTAGCAATAGCTCATACCAATTTTAGCACAGATCAGTCCGCGCTTCTTGCTCTCAAAGCTCACATCACTCGTGACCCTCAAAACATCTTGACCGCCAACTGGTCCTCTGCCTCCAATTCCGACATTTGCAACTGGGTTGGCATTACCTGCGGTGCTCGCCACCACAGAGTCACGGCCTTAAATCTCTCGCACATGGGTCTTGCTGGGGTTATTGCTCCGCATCTAGGCAACCTCTCATCTCTCGTTGAGTTAGGCCTTATGAATAATAGCTTTCATGGTCCCCTACCGCAAGAACTGTCTTGTTTGCGCCGGTTGAAGGCGATTAACTTTGGAAACAACAACTTTATGGGAACCATTCCTTCGTGGTTTGGGTCCTTTCCTAAACTTCAAACCATCAAATTGTACGGTAATGACTTCTCTGGTTCCATACCCGCTGCTATCTTCAACTTATCTGCACTCGAAATAATTAATCTGAGCAGGAACCAACTATCAG GTAGCATACCCAGAGAAATAGGCAACTTAACAATGGTGAAGGGCATATACCTTGACGACAACAAGTTCGAAG AACTTCCGAACGAGATAGGCAGTTTAGGTCGGCTGGAGGAGTTGTTTGTGCAGGACAATGCCCTAAAAGGCTCTGCTTTTGTGCCTGTCCTCAACATATCTTCTTTGACTGCTTTCAATCTACAAGGAAACAACATGAGTGGTAGTCTTCCGGACAATATGTGTGACCATCTTTCAAGTATTCGACAATTCTatttgactcaaaacaagcttgACGGTCTAATTCCCTCCAAACTGTGGCAATGCAAAGAGCTTCGTATATTCTCATTAGCGTCAAACAATTTCCGCGGAAGCATACCCAAAAGTCTTGGCAATTTGACCTACTTAACCACGATTCTTCttgaagaaaataatttaacaG GTACAATACCGGAAGAGATTGGTGATCTTCCACAGTTAGAGGCTTTGTCGCTAGGTTTTAATAATCTCAATGGCATCATCCCATCCAAACTCTTCAATAACTCCATGATAAGAGAAATATCGCTTTCTTTTAATCAGCTATCAGGTGGCCTCCCAGCAAACATAGGTCTTAACGTTCCAAACCTAGAAATCCTTCGTGTAGCCAGAAATAACCTCGTGGTCGGGCTACTCCCTAACCTCTCCAATGCTTCCAAGCTCTGGGAGCTAGACATGAGTGTAAACTCATTTACCGGGTTTCTTCCTAGCACGCTTTGTTCCTTGAAAAACCTTGAGTGTCTTCTCTTGTACTCGAATAATTTGACGATTGATGTTTCAACTCCACAAGCAGCAAGCACCCTCTCTTGCTTGTTTAATCTTAGAAATTTGATAAGATTACACTTGGGAGATAATCCATTGAACACCACGATTCCAGCTTCGAATCTCTCTATGTCACTCCTATATGTTGATTTAAGCTTTTCCAACATCAGGGGTAACATTCCCGTTGATATTGGCAACTTGAGCAGCTTGATAGCGTTAAAGTTGGAAAGCAATCAGTTGAGTGGAGCAATTCCAACTTCAATACAGAGGCTACAAAATCTCCAAGGTTTGTATTTGAATGATAACGAACTGCAAGCACATATCCCGTATGAACTCTGTCAACTAGACAACCTAGCCAAGTTACGTTTGGGTGGTAATCGGCTCTCTGGTTCTATTCCTTCCTGCTTGTGGGAACTAAAGTTTATATTGTACCTAAACTTGTCGTCCAATTCTCTAGTTGGACAACTCTCCGAAGATATCGGGAAGTTGAAGGGGGTGGTGGATATGGATTTATCAAATAACCATTTCTCCGGAAACATTCCCGGTAGCATTGGGGGTCTTCTCCATATGATTAATTTCTCCTTGGCAAGCAATAATTTAGAAGGCCTTATTCCCAGTTCATTTAAAACCCTACTAAGCCTAGAATTCTTGGATTTGTCCAAAAACAATCTATCTGGAGAGATCCCAAAGTCATTGGAAGCACTCTTGTCTCTCAAGCATCTGAATTTGTCATTCAACAAACTCCAAGGAGAAATTCCAACAGGCGGGCCTTTCGAAAACTTCTATGCTGATTCATTTGCATCAAACGGTGCGCTTTGCGGTGCTTCCCGACTCCATGTTCCAATGTGCAAATATGGAACAAAAGTTAAGCCAAAGTGGAGGAAAGCTGAATATATCATCTCAGGGGTCATTTTAGTAATACTCCTAGTGGCCGCTGCATTGATTCTGATACTACGCAGGAAAAGGAATGTCGAAGTTGTACGAGAAACTGCCTCGCTACGTCAAGTTCCTTGGAGAAGAGTTTCGCACCAAGAACTTGTAAAAGCGACAAATGGACTTCATGAGAGTAACTTACTAGGCACGGGAGGTTTTGGCTCAGTATACCAAGGAACACTTTCAGATGGGATAGATATCGCCGTCAAGGTTTTCAATTTACAGCTAGAAGGGGCATTCAAGAGTTTTGATAAGGAATGTGAAATGCTAAGCAATATCCGTCATCGGAATCTTATTAAAATCATAAGCTGCTGCGATGAACTCGATTTCAAAGCCCTGATACTTCAATTGATGCCTAATGGAAGCCTCGAAAAGTGGTTGTATTCTCCAAACCGTTCCATGAATATCCTGCAGAGGTTGGACATAATGAAAGATGTTGCACTGGCACTAGAATATCTTCATCATGGTTACTCGATGCCTATCGTTCATTGTGATGTGAAACCAAGCAATATACTACTAGATGATGATATGATTGCACATGTTGCTGATTTTGGCATTGCAAGACTTATCGGCGGTGGTGATTCGATGACGGAAACCATAACCCTAGCCACAGTTGGATATATGGCGCCAG AGTATGGGATGAGGGGAATTGTTTCGACGAAAGGGGATGTGTATAGTTTTGGTATTGTACTCATGGAGACATTTACAAAAAGGAAGCCAACAGATGAGATGTTTGTTggggaaatgaatttaaagcaATGGATTGAAAATTCATTATTTCCTGATTCTGCTATAGATGAAGTTGTGGATGCCGATATACTTGGGACGGAGGAAGATGGTGATTTCGTCAGCAGGAGGGATTGCTTATCATCCGTTATGAGATTAGCTTTAGCTTGCTGTGCAGCATTGCCGGAAGAGAGGATTAACATGAAAGATGCCGCAGTCACACTCAATAAAATCAAGACCAAGTATTTGAAGGACTCTGGAGGAGTGAATTCTTAG